Proteins encoded by one window of Flavobacterium sp. N502540:
- a CDS encoding Rrf2 family transcriptional regulator: MISGKFAITIHILTLLTKFPNDFLSSEFIAGSINLNPVLVRKEIANLKAHHVVESKEGKNGGTRLSVDPSKITLKEIFEMTFETINLGYAKNQPNPDCPVGKKINQNLSSLYAEMNQKVSLQLDGISLEDFSNQF; the protein is encoded by the coding sequence ATGATTTCAGGTAAGTTTGCCATAACGATTCACATTTTAACTTTGCTCACTAAATTCCCAAACGATTTTTTGTCATCGGAATTTATTGCAGGAAGTATTAATCTGAATCCGGTTTTGGTGCGAAAAGAAATTGCCAATTTAAAAGCACATCATGTTGTTGAAAGTAAAGAAGGTAAAAACGGCGGTACAAGACTGTCGGTTGATCCTTCGAAAATTACATTAAAAGAAATATTTGAAATGACTTTTGAAACGATCAATCTGGGTTATGCCAAAAATCAGCCTAATCCGGATTGTCCGGTTGGAAAAAAGATCAATCAAAATTTGAGCTCTTTGTATGCTGAAATGAATCAAAAAGTTAGTTTACAATTAGATGGAATCTCCTTGGAAGATTTTTCTAATCAATTCTAA
- a CDS encoding AEC family transporter: MSNFIQIFLFLALGLLLQRIKQFPTHLYKVLNKVVLYVCLPAITLYHIPKIKWSNELLFPILSGWIGFLLALVFFHFLGRRLGWSNKLIGCLILTAGLCNSSFLGYPIIEALFGKKGLETAILVDQPGTFVVVSTLGVFVAAFYSKGSADALSILKKIILFPPFITFLVACLLNVLQYDLDTNVQSVLVKVGSLVTPLALLSVGLQLTFDRKSQHWQFLRLGLFFRLVVVPFVILVLYVFILKQHSEAVKITIMEMAMAPMITGAILASTYGLKPRLSSMMIGFGIPISFITLTIWYWILSLI; the protein is encoded by the coding sequence ATGAGCAACTTTATTCAAATATTTTTATTTCTTGCACTGGGTTTACTTTTACAACGCATAAAGCAATTTCCAACTCACCTTTATAAGGTTTTAAATAAGGTCGTTCTTTATGTCTGCCTGCCCGCGATTACTTTGTATCATATTCCGAAAATAAAATGGAGCAATGAATTACTGTTCCCCATACTGTCGGGCTGGATTGGTTTTCTGTTGGCTCTTGTATTTTTTCATTTTCTGGGAAGAAGATTAGGCTGGTCAAACAAACTGATTGGCTGCCTGATTTTAACAGCGGGACTATGTAATTCCTCTTTTTTAGGGTACCCTATAATTGAAGCTCTGTTTGGTAAAAAAGGATTGGAAACTGCAATTCTTGTAGACCAGCCGGGAACGTTTGTGGTGGTTTCTACACTAGGAGTTTTTGTAGCAGCTTTTTATTCTAAAGGAAGCGCGGATGCTCTAAGTATTTTAAAAAAGATCATCTTATTCCCTCCGTTTATTACTTTTTTAGTGGCCTGTTTGCTGAATGTTCTCCAATACGATTTAGATACGAATGTTCAGTCTGTTTTAGTTAAAGTGGGGAGCCTTGTGACTCCTTTGGCCTTACTTTCGGTTGGATTACAGCTTACTTTTGATCGAAAAAGCCAGCACTGGCAATTTTTGCGCCTCGGACTTTTCTTTCGGCTAGTAGTAGTTCCGTTTGTTATTTTGGTTTTATACGTTTTTATTTTAAAGCAGCATTCCGAAGCCGTTAAAATAACCATTATGGAAATGGCCATGGCTCCCATGATTACAGGTGCGATCTTAGCGTCGACTTATGGATTGAAACCGAGATTGAGCAGTATGATGATTGGTTTCGGAATCCCGATTTCATTTATTACCCTTACAATTTGGTATTGGATTCTGAGTTTAATTTAG
- a CDS encoding peroxiredoxin, with amino-acid sequence MSTLRLGDIAPDFHAETTEGPVKFHEWLGDSWGVLFSHPSDFTPVCTTELGTVANYLPEFTKRNTKVIALSVDGLDSHLEWIKDINETQNTTVNFPIIADEDKRIATLYDMLHPNASDKFTVRSVFVVGADKKIKLTLTYPASTGRNFDELLRVIDSLQLTANYSVATPANWKDGEDVVITPAVPDSDIPAKFPKGYTPIKPYLRITPQPNK; translated from the coding sequence ATGTCAACATTAAGATTAGGAGATATTGCTCCGGATTTTCATGCAGAAACAACCGAAGGGCCAGTTAAATTTCATGAATGGTTAGGTGATTCCTGGGGTGTTTTATTTTCGCATCCTTCAGACTTCACTCCGGTTTGTACTACCGAATTAGGAACAGTTGCCAATTACCTTCCGGAATTTACCAAAAGAAATACAAAAGTTATCGCGTTAAGTGTAGATGGTTTAGACTCACATTTAGAGTGGATCAAGGACATTAACGAAACTCAGAATACAACGGTTAATTTTCCAATCATTGCAGATGAGGATAAAAGAATTGCGACTTTATACGATATGCTGCATCCAAATGCAAGTGATAAATTTACAGTGCGTTCTGTATTTGTAGTGGGTGCCGATAAAAAGATCAAACTTACTTTAACCTATCCGGCTTCAACCGGAAGAAATTTTGACGAGTTACTACGTGTTATAGACAGTTTGCAATTAACGGCCAATTATAGTGTAGCCACTCCCGCCAACTGGAAAGACGGAGAAGATGTGGTGATTACACCAGCTGTTCCGGATAGTGATATTCCTGCGAAATTTCCAAAAGGATACACACCAATAAAACCTTATTTGCGTATCACACCGCAACCTAATAAGTAA
- a CDS encoding NAD(P)-dependent oxidoreductase has product MKIAIIGATGFVGTAILNELANRNHDLTAIARNPKDSSNATWKSADIFNVEALSEILKGNDIVINAYNSGWTNPNIYDDFISGSKAIQEAVKKSGVKRFITIGGAGSLFVAPGLQAVDTPDFPKEYHAGATAARDYLNILKEEKELDWAFFSPAFEMHHGITTGRTGKYRLGLENPVFNDDQRSILSVEDLAVVIADEAETPKHHQVRFTAAY; this is encoded by the coding sequence ATGAAAATCGCAATTATTGGAGCAACCGGATTTGTAGGTACCGCAATCTTAAACGAACTCGCTAACAGAAATCATGACCTTACGGCTATTGCCAGAAACCCAAAAGACAGCTCAAATGCAACGTGGAAAAGTGCAGACATTTTTAATGTAGAAGCTTTGTCTGAAATTTTAAAAGGAAATGATATCGTTATCAATGCTTACAATTCGGGATGGACCAATCCAAATATTTATGATGATTTTATTTCCGGATCAAAAGCCATTCAGGAAGCGGTGAAAAAATCGGGAGTAAAACGTTTTATTACTATTGGAGGAGCAGGAAGTTTATTCGTAGCTCCGGGCCTACAGGCTGTTGACACACCTGATTTCCCTAAAGAATACCATGCGGGAGCCACAGCAGCAAGAGATTATTTGAATATCTTGAAAGAAGAAAAAGAACTGGATTGGGCTTTCTTTAGTCCTGCTTTTGAAATGCACCACGGAATCACTACCGGACGAACCGGAAAATACCGCTTAGGTTTAGAAAATCCGGTTTTTAATGACGACCAGAGAAGTATTCTTTCTGTAGAAGATCTGGCAGTCGTTATCGCTGACGAAGCTGAAACTCCGAAACATCATCAGGTTCGTTTTACAGCAGCTTACTAA
- the meaB gene encoding methylmalonyl Co-A mutase-associated GTPase MeaB, whose translation MSGSKKRSGSLHEKAGISPPEITNVSAIQQIKKNRRQQPSSKELIDGILTGNITALSRAITLVESTNPEHTAKANEVIKGCLPHANQSIRIGITGVPGVGKSTFIETFGSYLTQLGKKVAVLAVDPSSSISHGSILGDKTRMEELVKDENAFIRPSASGDTLGGVARKTRESIILCEAAGFDTIVIETVGVGQSETAVHSMVDFFLLLKISGAGDELQGIKRGIMEMADAIVINKADGDNIKKANQAKLEFNRALHLFPPKKSNWQPKVTTCSAITKEGISEIWNTISDYTETTSATGFFQERRKEQNQFWMMETIDEHLKSNFYNHPEIIGQLVQIKKAVQNDEISPFAAAQFLLNEYKNSF comes from the coding sequence TTGTCAGGTTCAAAAAAACGATCAGGTAGTTTACACGAAAAAGCCGGAATTTCTCCTCCAGAAATCACCAATGTTTCTGCTATTCAGCAAATTAAAAAAAACAGAAGACAACAACCTTCTTCAAAGGAGCTAATTGATGGTATACTAACCGGAAATATTACGGCTCTGAGTCGTGCGATCACACTGGTTGAAAGTACCAATCCGGAACATACTGCAAAAGCAAACGAGGTTATAAAAGGCTGTCTGCCACATGCCAATCAATCGATCCGAATTGGAATCACTGGAGTTCCCGGTGTTGGAAAAAGTACATTTATTGAAACTTTCGGGAGTTACCTGACTCAATTGGGGAAAAAAGTTGCAGTTCTGGCAGTTGATCCCAGCAGCTCTATTTCACACGGCAGTATTTTAGGTGATAAAACCCGAATGGAAGAACTTGTAAAAGACGAAAATGCTTTTATCAGACCAAGCGCTTCGGGAGATACTTTAGGCGGTGTAGCTCGTAAAACAAGGGAATCGATTATTTTATGTGAAGCCGCAGGTTTTGACACGATTGTTATAGAAACAGTTGGTGTAGGACAAAGTGAAACTGCCGTTCACAGCATGGTGGACTTTTTCTTACTACTAAAAATTTCAGGTGCCGGCGACGAACTTCAGGGGATCAAACGCGGCATTATGGAAATGGCTGATGCTATCGTAATCAACAAAGCAGATGGCGATAACATCAAAAAAGCCAATCAGGCCAAACTGGAATTCAACAGGGCTTTGCATTTGTTTCCTCCAAAAAAATCGAACTGGCAGCCAAAAGTTACTACCTGCAGTGCCATTACCAAAGAGGGCATTTCTGAAATCTGGAATACCATTTCTGATTATACGGAAACGACCAGCGCAACGGGCTTCTTTCAGGAAAGGCGAAAAGAGCAAAATCAGTTCTGGATGATGGAAACCATTGATGAACATTTGAAATCAAACTTTTACAATCATCCTGAGATTATTGGGCAATTGGTACAAATCAAAAAAGCGGTGCAAAATGATGAAATATCACCTTTTGCAGCCGCTCAGTTCTTGTTAAATGAGTATAAAAACAGCTTCTAA
- a CDS encoding Crp/Fnr family transcriptional regulator, with protein sequence MQSIRDNFERMAKLSDAEWNFFSSKLIREEFPKKTPILKAGTIENYLSFVEKGLVRYYIPGQDHDRTFTFVFDGEFTSGYDSFITRLPVTYTIETLAETVLWRISYKDLQDIYAETKIGNTIGRFASEGLFLKKTKRELSLLNESAEQRYLNLFTEQPQLIQRIPQKYLASYIGITPQALSRIRKRIY encoded by the coding sequence ATGCAATCGATAAGAGACAATTTTGAACGAATGGCAAAACTTTCAGATGCCGAATGGAATTTTTTTTCATCTAAGCTCATTCGGGAAGAATTTCCAAAGAAAACTCCAATACTGAAAGCGGGTACCATCGAAAATTATCTTTCTTTTGTCGAAAAAGGATTGGTAAGATATTACATTCCCGGTCAGGATCACGACCGTACTTTTACTTTTGTATTCGATGGCGAATTTACGAGTGGCTATGATTCGTTTATCACAAGATTACCTGTCACTTATACGATTGAAACCCTCGCAGAAACTGTTCTCTGGCGCATATCTTACAAAGATCTTCAGGATATTTATGCCGAAACTAAGATTGGAAATACCATCGGGCGCTTTGCCAGTGAAGGATTGTTTCTTAAAAAAACAAAAAGAGAACTTTCGCTGCTGAACGAATCTGCCGAACAGCGTTATCTGAATCTGTTTACAGAACAGCCACAGCTCATACAAAGGATTCCTCAAAAATATCTTGCTTCTTATATTGGCATCACTCCACAAGCTTTGAGCAGAATCAGAAAACGCATTTATTAA